From the Penaeus monodon isolate SGIC_2016 chromosome 3, NSTDA_Pmon_1, whole genome shotgun sequence genome, the window agaggaggagaggagagagagagagccgagagatccCCCCGccccctagagagagagagagagagagagagagagagagatgtggatgtgtgtggggggtggggggtgggaggggggtaaataaaacaacgaagggaaagaaacagaagcaaaagattatccgaaggccttttcgctataATAACTTCTTCAGCGCAAGTCAATTTCTAGTTGTTAAATATactgtaatattcataatataataaatgtgatggcgtgttgtgtgtggcttgcgtgcgcgcgcggcgtgtggtgtgtgtgatgggtgggtttgtgtgtgtgtgcatgtgcagtgTTGTGTGTTAGAGTGTGTGAATTggtgaatgcgcgcgcgcgcgcgtgtgagtggcTTGTGTGAGATTGGGTGTGTGGTGGCGCACTGTGTGTGTTAGAcctcgtggtgtgtggtgtgtgggtgtctgtctgtgttcggtgtgttgtgtgtgtgtgcgcggtgctgtgtgtatagatacatatatacaaacacatactctCACGAGCGTGTCTGATAaatttaatgtgtatgtgtatattcaacACCatacactaaaataatatatatatattatatagatatctatatatatatatatatatataatataattatatatataatatataaagatacaagagataatactatatatgaaatctacaacaaaccacacacacacacacacacacacacacacacacacacacacaaccattaatatatatatatatatatatattataatatatatatactaataataataaataattataatctataatagataccagcacactatatatatatatatactctatatatattatagcgtgtgtatggatgtgtactTGTGCGTTTGTGATAGTGTGAGGTTTGTATGCTGGACCTCCCGTCCCCTCGCCGTTTAGAATATCGTAAATAAAATCACGGGCTCCTTCATCTGATTTACTGCCGCCTTtgttcccttccccttctgccgTAGAGGTTTAGGTCAATGCATCGGCATGCCCCCGTCCCCGTCCTGGAGGTCCCTGTTCCTTTCCGCTACGCCCCTCATTTGTTTGActgtccctctttcctccacctaaCACATCAGGCGCTACACCCGCGCCCACCTGTGACTGTGTGCATACCTACAGCCCTCCATTACTCGGCGCCGTCCTTTGGGGGGCGCGGCCAGGCTTGgcgccccgccccccgcccgaACCCCGGTCACGCGCGCCCCGCTCCGGGCGCCCCTCATTATTCTGCCTCGTTTCCCCCGCCACCCGGCTGCCGTTTTTTCAGTCTCCCCGCTTGATGCAGCGTTTCATCTCGCGATATACTTCACTTTTTGCCTCCTCCGCTCCCTGATCCTTAGTGTTTGGCTACCCTTTCGCGGCTGCTGCACGCATCCGTGGCCCGCGATCTGCCACTCTGCACAGTGCGGCCCGACCTCCGCGTGCCCTGCGCGCCCGCTGCCCACCTGCTGCCTCCGTGGCGCCTCGGCGCCCATGATCGCCCCCGGCCGCCGGTGGTTTGTGGTGCCGGGTCGGCCGGCTTGCACCCGCCGTGTCTGTGGCCCTCGCGGCGTGCCTTCCCCGCCCCCCGCCGTCTTCCCCCCGCCCGTCCACCCCCAGGCTGTTTTTCTCTCCGCTGTCATGTTTCGGTCAGCGCTACTTTGTCtgctccttctctgtttcttttctcagcctttattccttccctccccgtctATGCACATCGTGTCTATAAGTTAATGTAAGAGATTGCGATGTGGTATAGCGATATAGGGAcagataatgtgtttgtgtgtggtgtgtgaaccaCTTGTATCTAatacaacatatatctataactctctataataatatatatattcaataatatatatatatatatatatattctatataaataattataataaatactataccTACTaacatagatatcaatatatagatatatactatctctatataagtgctgcatgtgtgtgggtgtgtgtgtggtgtggtgtgcgtgtgtgtgtgggtggtatgtgtgcgtggtatgtgttgtgtgtgtgggagttatCTACTAATAACCTGAATatctgtgttatatgtatgtacattatataagtgtgtgtatacacctagATCCAGATAAACACACTATCTATATGTGCGGCGAGCATAATAGCGGTCTGTCACCTCTATCGTGTGTGTGCCCCTTCCTTCCAATCAAACCCTATTCCTTGTTAACAGTTACGGTCTATCCCGGaacacgaaatagaaaaaaaaacaaactcggaCAGAAAAGATGGATGCAGTCCCTTCTTACTGAACCCCTGCTGTCATGAATGTTCGATTCTCCTTGTTTTGCTTTAATCCAGTTTCTGGTActgttgtttctgtgtttgtctgttctctATCCTATCGCGCACTTCTGTTTGTCTTTGCCCGCCGGTCGCTGGCCAGGCCGTTCGTATTTCCTTGGTTCGTCGGCTAAGAGCTTGTGGGCGACTTATGTGCATCTGCATCATCTAAAACCTATCATGCTCCATTATGCCCTGCATTTTACACCATTCCTGTTTCGAGTCGGTTCGGAGCGGTCAGCATTCCCGCGCCTGTACACCCATGCACAAGTACTACACACTCCTTTCTCTTGTCCTTGCCTTTTTCCCATTTGTGCTGTCATCGTTGTCTATTGTGCTGCTTGTTCAGTTCCTGCCCCAGTTGGCTATTTCTATCTGATGAACTTCTTGGCCAACCCTCATATGTGAACAATACAATACTACATAGCCCCTAGTTTTTGCATACAGCAATCATGCTCAGCTGGGTTTATCTATTCCCCCTTTTCGGTCGccctgcctcctcccctaccctactAGTGCCCTCCAGGCTTTAAAGTGTTCCACACCTGTAAATTTTAGCCCTGTTGGCCTTCCCCGATATTGTTGTTGGCTTCTTTGCGACCATGTTGTcgatcctctccatctctcttatcAATTGATTTCAGTAAATGACAGAATCACGTGAAGGAATTGCAAGCTCTGGCGCCCAGACCCCGAAGGCCCATTCTAGGCACGGTGCCCCCTCGTTACGCCTGCGGCCAGGATCAGGCACACCTACCATTTGATCACCAAACAGACCTATTGGTTCGCTGCTTCATCTTACGTATTTTGACTGATTCGATTCTAATGGATCATTTACGTCTGAACCAATATCTATCGATTTTGTAAATTATTAGTTTGCTAAGAAGCATTTCGTAACTCACATTGTCGAAAGCTTTGTACAGATCCTGCAATGTATGCAAGATTAATTGTTATCTATATGTTATCAGTGAGCAGTGGTAACTTATCCCGGTTTCCGGAACTATTCCGATTCGCAAAGTCCATTTCTTTCAATCAACTGACACTTAATActtctgtttatatatgtctgGCATTTTTAACCTCAcattttttcaatgttttacgCCACTTCCTTAATTCTCCAGAGTTTATCTAAgtatgcctttctttcttttcctgagtACTGATAGTATGCAACTGCAGGTAGATTTCCTTAGTAAAGTTAAAGCAATGTTGTCTACTCCAACAGCACTGGTTTTATGCAGACCTCTTACTGCCAGGATTACTGTTTCGATTTTGCCAGGGAGTGGTCTGAAAGTATTTGCAGTGGGCCTTATCTTTCCTGTATTTCGTTTAGATGCGGACGCATTGGTTGCTCATATGTGAGTTTTCCATTTTTAGTGAGAAAGATTTTAAAATCGGCGCCAAGTCTGGAAGTTGTGTTACGACTTAATGATGTTTTTTGATCGTTTGTTATTTCCGAGAGCCCTATGAGAATTATTTTTATCCGCCATGGCCCATTTGGTCGTTTACCCCTGAAACAGAAGAACGCCTAACAAGTTTTGTTACAATGGGAACGGTGGCGTTTATACTAACATCGTGTTGGGATGGCAAGATAGTAGCATATTCACTGTGATATTAGTTTATAACTtcatcaaggagtcaattactagtctTACCTGTTTCAACTATTTACCCTTTTGTTTGGTTTTCTGAAAGTTTATTTCTGACATTTTATTGTTATCGGTACTTTAAAGCATTGCGATAATCATagtatcaataattataacaaagtttctttcttattccttattattaataatattttagagCAACAGTATCGATGTTTACAGCATAAAAAaatggctatcaaccagcggcatgtggccaaagtTATTAAGCCGATGGATCCCATTCATTGTTTCAATCTAGATAAAGTAAGAGAGTTTTGTctcctatagaaaaaaaaattactttttagaTTATTCTTTCACCATCTGATAATACAATTGTTAATGTGAAATCGAGGTTTTGTCTGTTATTACAGAAATGATGGCATGTTGATAAAAGGTGTGCTACTGTAGGGTGATTAGTGCAGAAAGGACAATTGTGGAGGAAATCTTTACACCATGTATGGAGTAAGGTAGGTTATTCTACAGGCGTTGACCCTGACCTGACCAACACctcatttcttctattttttcacgttttttgttttttgttgtttatgattTGATATAATATCAGGAGCATAGGACTAGTCTAATAATTCATGGCCATTTAATCTTCCTCTAAGACTTCGACAATTCCACTGTGTAATGACTgaagaaaaaattacattttatgaGGTTTGGAAAAACCgtgtcagcctttttttttttttttttgtgggggatgaGGCACCTCTTCCTCGCTTCCCGGCGACCTCTCTCGGGAAaatttggagacagaagcctccatgttcTGCTTCTCCTTGCGAGGGAGACGGCTGGCAGAGAGTgacctgcttctctctcgaggAGCTGATCGAGAGCCAaacgaagtcctcacaggggtCGCCTGGACAAggaggtgcgctccggactgtgattcggtatcagcctacTTAAGATGTTTATAATGGGTTGATACAGtaatttgatcgaccaatttagtcagttGGTATACTTGTAGCTTCTGTATAACTTGTCATTTGTTTTGTCATATACGCTAATGTTTCAGTCTCCTTCAggctgctgcactcagcagagccTGACTGGTAGGGACGTCCACAATTAGCACAGTTGATACTTTCACTAGTACATGTGATGTTGTGAGGCTCAACACATTTACGGCAGGCGAATTTATTTCTATTTGAGTCTTTGCCAATACATCTTAACAAGGTGCGTCTGAATTTTTATTGGACACATTCATATCCAACACTGACATACTCGGGGATTTTACtcatagcaaaagaaaaaaaaaagtccagtttTCTTTCGCACATTCTCGTCCTTCTTAGTCCACTACGTCCACTACTTTCTTCCATTGTCCTCGAATTCCTGTAAAAGGTTATTCCTTTATAGACATTTGGGCCGATAAgaatatttactttttctcttagATCATGAATCTGCGTCAGCTTAactaaatccttaatctgggagttatttTCTACTcttacaaggaggcttccatctcgcagtTTTCTGACAAAATCGGTTTCGCCGCCCTCTTTatcatcaaggacctttttgataaaagggttcacgttcaaaaacaATTGATTATCATTCTACGCATttaacattcgcgaaccttgcattctcagtTGGAATTCTGAAAGGAGGTCTCCTGGATCTGTCATTAGTTGGGGTTCCATTGTTCAGAGTCGAGTTGGTCGTAGAGCGGTCATAGGTCGCCCTTCCTccttgagggggagaaggggtagtcgGAGTATCATTCATCCAGGGTTACTGACCAAGTCCGAACCCTTGACCCAAAGGCGTTGTCCTGGAgggatcaacctaacagcaatagttCCCCAGTACTAAAGGGGGGTCGAGTTCTGTGTAGGACACCTCTACACCGCCGAACTTGCTTAGGCGAAGAACGGTAATTCGATGCCCTCTCCCCAAGCGAATAGGGGAGCCCACAAGGGAAATCTGGTAGGTTTGGGGAAGTTACATGAAGACAGGCAGAAGAGggtgttattgttgtgtcccctcgAATTTACACTGAGACAGGCAATCAGTTAGtgcattgttgttttttcaactatcatcattgttttgaCCAAGGTACATATAAATCCAAGAAGCATCACTTACACCACTACTGAACCCAGAAATGAAGTTGACTTTTTCCCCAGAGTATCCTAACAGTTGTTTATGGTATTTAAAACTTCGTTATCATAAACAAAAGAGTGGAATTGCCGTTTCACATCTGGCACTTATAACAATATCAAATAGATTGCACGAATGACTGtgcatctagctatatctgatatcgcATGGCACACTCCcatgagcaagccagcccaagtcagtgccggtcccaagcccgggtaaatagggttggcgtcaggaagggcatccgaccataaaaatatctgccagaacctgatcatagcgatttaagaatgggacaaagctacagcaaaagaaaACACTCACATTGATTGATTGCAGAAAGGTCATTATATAATCTGCAATAAATGAGTCGGAGCTTAGCTTGATAGCTGCCTGCTAGGATTTTTTATTGAGACAGTGATGCTACCTCTCTTAAGTACCTTGGTTAGTACTATCATATTCATTAACgatattgctattcttattttgcattatcataattttccttaCCTTTATTCAGTTAAAAGCTGCTATAATTCGATGGTTCAGTGTGCTGTAATTAGTCGATGCATTTCCTCGCAGTTTCATTACTGGCAATTCAGACAAAGACATCTGCCGTATAATTTACTGCAGTACGAGTATTAGCGATTTTGAAATATTACCAGAAGAAATGTATGATTTACTGATTAAATAAAATAGACAAGATTGCCAGacacgcaaataaacaaataataaaaaggcctttattcttatctttttttttcgattctctttCAGAGAAGAATATGTAAGACAATCCCACTAAATCTTcctcatacacatgtatatacatgcatacatacatacacacacacacacacacacacacacacacacacacacacacacacacacacacatatatatatatatatatatatatatatatatatatatatatatatatatattatgtatgtatatattcatgtgtgtatcatatatatataaagtttgttgattaggaagggtatcccaACAGAtaaaggtggtactgccaaactTCTCAATTAATTGAGAGAGGTTTAAGTcctgggataatatatatatatgtgtgtgtgtatgtatatgtatatatatatgcgtgttattttatatatacatataaatatatgtatgcgtatatatacatatatacatgtgtttgtgtatatatattttgtatgtttaaaatatgtgtgggtgtgatacgtatatactatatatgtgtatgtgtgtatgcatatatatacacatacatatatatatttagatatgtgtgtcttatgggtttatatacatatatacatatatatgtatataaataaatgaataaaaatatacacatatatatatgtctgtatgtctgtgtgtttgtatatatatgtatatttatatatatacacatgtgtatatatgtgtgtgtatgagtatatgcatatacttatatacaaatatatgtatacacacatatacatatatacatatgcatttacacctaggcatacatatatgcatatacctataaaATAGAATGACTATGTAAGTAAGACGGATGTGAATGATGAATAAGCAATTGCGCAATGAGAAACATTAAGATagaggagagacagatatagCTCTGACGCGAAACATTACAGCAGGAGATAAATGCCCATCACTGGTGGGTTGAAGATACGATGTCGTTTGCGGGTACAGTCAACCCGCGAGGCCACCAGTCGTGGTGCAAGCCCGAGGCCGGACACTGGCACCACAACCCACCATGAGGGCCATGGTGATCAGTGGCGACCAGGCTCCAGCTGAGGCAACAGTTGGTTCATCGCTCGCTCCTGGGAGTACTGCCTCTTGCCTGCACAAACCTCAGTTGCAGCTGGTGAATTCGGGCCTTCTCCTATTTTGCTCAGTAGGAAAGCCCCTTGTATAAAACTGatgaatacacacatagatatatgtgcatacataacatacacacacacacacacacacacatatatatatatatatatatatatatatatatatatatatatatatatatatatgtgtgtgtgtgtgtgtgtgtgtgtgtgtgtgtgtgtgtgtgtgtgaatggatttacttatgcatatatatatatatatatatatatatatatatatatatatatatatatatatatatgcatatatacgataAATATGCGTgcacatttacattatatacatatatgtgtgtttgtgttatacggTAAAGTAGACAACCCGTCAAGCTTGTCCAATTTTCAACTAATTTCAGGAATTGTGCGTCCTTTGGCAAAATGAAGATGGTTCGCTCGCTGCCGATGGTCGTTAGGTCCCTGATGGTGCTTGGGATCTGTAGCGGAGGTGGGTCGCAGGCTGCCTGTTGATTGTGTCGTTTCTGGAATACTCACATACGTATATTTAGTATTAAagccgttgtcattatcattttttttttacttaagctTACAGTTACTCTTGTGGATACATTGGGTGTGCTACAACAGGAGAGTATATCAATAGAAAAAACGTTTGTAATGGCATACAGGACTGTTCTGACAACTCAGACGAAGTCGTCTGCAACGTAAGTAACTGTAATTTTGGCACAAGTGAAATAGTTGATAAAGGTAAACGATTCGTTaactggaaaaaaatagaaaattcggAAGACTGCTTGATATAGTCTACATTATGCGGgtaaattgtgtatgtgtatatatgtgtgcgtgtgtacacaagtCTTCTATTTTAAGTAGGTAATTTGCTACTTTAATTGGGCAATTATTCTTTTAGGGAGAAATTCTAGATGTATTTCCTTCTACCAcaaccaccactactaccactaccactacaacCAGTAAGTATGGAAACTAAGGAAGTGGGTAAACTTTTGTATATCATTAAGACTAAATTAATCTACATAACATAAAAACGTTTCCAGGTGGAAGCAATTATTCTCAAAATGCACTTATAGGCATAAAATGCGACGAAATCCTGCATAAACGAATAAAatgaatttttactatttttcatatatatatatatatatatatatatatgtatatatatagatagatatttagatatatatgtgtgtgtgtgtatgtgcatatctgtatatatgtgcatatgttttatcatatatagtgagataggtaggcagatatgtagttatatagaaatagatatataaatatatatatgattctatatagataaacgataaataaagatctctatacatttgtatattttcacacacacgcatacatatatagattcatagagagacagataaacagagagatatagatagatataaaaagtatgaatgagaatgaatatcttcacagtgcaaaaTATGTATCTGACCAGTTTGGATTATATCTTCATTAGAAATACATTTGTcatatatttctgacgatgaAATAATCGAAACCAGTTAAATACTTCTCTGcaactgtgaagatattcattctcagttATATCCATACAACATCTGTCGCAATGAACATGggcaacataatatatatatatatatatatatatatatatatatacatatatatatatatatatatatatatatatatatatatgtatatatatatatatatatatatatttgtgtgtgtgtgtgtgtgtgtgtgtgtgtctgtgtgtgcattcatttattcatgaccGTGTCTGTAGGTACGTGAAACTTTTTTATCAAGTAATATATCGCAGCCTGAACaccacaagaacaaaaataagttCTTCCCTTTAGATTCCATTTTGTATAATtccttttggtaattattatggaTTCATTTGCCTAATATGTTTTAATGACAGGGATTTCATTGTCAGGCGATGTTTCGAGTTTCAAAATTGCAAAACCCAAAGTCaatatactaaaaagaaaaaaaaaacatgtcaaaaATTAAAGGAGTTCTAATGCCTATGAACGTATCATTCTGAAGCGGATAAAGGAAGTTTGGAGATCATGACAGCTCGATAAATGGGTAAAAGTTCTTGCTTAGAATAATGTCTCCGTCCTTCAAGCGAcgcccgcccccacccctcccccacccaacaaCGTGGAGGAGAGCGAGGGGCTGGGTCAGAAGTTCGCTCGGACCTTCAACGACACACTCCACCACCCAAGATGCCCCAAGCTGTACACCAGCGTCGGGAACaagtgcctctctcttctctacttcgtCAAGGTAAATCGCTGATTCCCAAACTGGGCGGTACCGCTCCCTGGGGTAATGAGGCAAAAAGGGGCGGTAGGAGGGGCGACAGGATGGCGTTAGGAGCAGTTAATAagtaactttttgttttttacaaaacAGCTAAATAAATTAGTCAACTGAATtgttctatttatgaaatacattTTTAAGCATACCAAAAAAGGTGTATGTTCGTACGTATGTATGAGTGGGGGGCGCCAGGAATCCACCTGCAAGCCAAAGGGGCGCCAGCCTGGAAAAGTTTAGTAACCACTGAGGTAAAGTTTGTTGTGACAAAATTATTTACGTTTTTTGTAatgattcttgttttgttttgtcgagttttttttttatgaatatcgtGTTACGTCtctataaaggaaatgaaagaaattcaATTCCATATATAGAACTAGCATCAGCCATAACTTAGACACGGAATGAACTGGCACAGTGGAGAAATATTAAACTGACCAGCTGGAGTCTCTGTATATACTATGTAGTCGTCAACGAAGTTTGCAACCATTATCTGCGtccttcctcaccttccttcATCACCTTCTTTAGGTCGGCTGGGGGGAGGCAAGGGCCCTGTGCTCGGCCATCGGCGGGGAGCTGGTTCTCTATCCCTCGGCCTCCGACGGGGAGTTCGCTGCTCTCCTGAAGTACCTGCGGGAGATACGTGAGTACCTCGGTGTTTCGTCTACGAAATTCCACTGAATGCATGAAGAATTATAagtgatatcaatgcggcattgcattattccaactTTCATAAGTAtaactcagtacatctgacttagaatTTGAATTgccaaatcaatttccaccgagtgcccacgggcagtgtgtgtaaaacttcgctatcagtACTCTAGTGTGATTAGATAGGTCATGTCTATAAAGCTAGTGAGAtcccagttgcacactccttttagtgggtcgtgtggtatggttggtttagtactaatcctccagtttcatacccggagtaacctgagttcgagtcctggtcagggagggttgttatatacctatatatatgtacttgtgtatatataggtatataacaaccctcctgaccaggactcgaactcaggttactccgggtatgaaactggaggattagtactaaaccaaccataccacacgacccactaaaaggagtgtgcaactgggaTCTCACTAGCTTTATAGACATGACCTATCTAATCACACTAGAGTactgatagcgaagttttacacacactgcccgtgggcactcggtggaaattgatttggcAATTCAAattctaagtcagatgtactgagttaTACTTATGAAagttggaataatgcaatgccgcattgatatcactTATAATTCTTCATGCATTCAGTGGAATTTCGTAGACGAAACACCGAGGTACTCACGTATCTCCCGCAGGTACTTCAGGAGAGCAGCGAACTCCCCGTCGGAGGCCGAGGGATAGAGAACCAGCTCCCCGCCGATGGCCGAGCACAGGGCCCTTGCCTCCCCCCAGCCGACCTAAGAAGGTGATgaagg encodes:
- the LOC119597737 gene encoding uncharacterized protein LOC119597737, translated to MKMVRSLPMVVRSLMVLGICSGAYSYSCGYIGCATTGEYINRKNVCNGIQDCSDNSDEVVCNGEILDVFPSTTTTTTTTTTTTTTPAPTPPPPNNVEESEGLGQKFARTFNDTLHHPRCPKLYTSVGNKCLSLLYFVKVGWGEARALCSAIGGELVLYPSASDGEFAALLKYLREIQMTTDFWVGGRYTKDTEAWTWLDDAPMDLGSPYWAVRHTDSCSSRQQESAQDSKPEDVAYWTNTSASYHYEQAPRRDSHELCAALTFRHYFYISDEDCLSVRSPLCEHVPSTAHDLTLASNP